A region from the Deltaproteobacteria bacterium genome encodes:
- a CDS encoding aldehyde dehydrogenase family protein, with the protein MEKIGHFINGELVPPASGRYFDTVNPFTGKVIAEVARGDREDIESAVVAARSCFDSGEWQKLSGFRRGELLYDLAASVKRESERLATLETTDNGKPRKEALLVDLRSAAEYFRFFAGIAGKMRGSTIEVPGRFFNYNQVEPLGVCGAIIPWNFPLLMAAWKIAPAIAAGNTIVLKPAEQTPLTAVELAKLVHEAGFPPGAVNVVCGYGEEAGAALAAHGDVDKISFTGSTETGRLVAKAATVNHKKVTLELGGKSPNIVFADADLDMAARRSVPGIFSNAGQMCVAGSRLLVQDSVHDEFMEKFVTAAGKLKVGDPFDDETAIGPLTTEEHRERVEGYVRDGVAGGATILFGGRRPDDPGCAQGFFFLPTIFSGVKNDMKIACEEIFGPVVAVIRFTEEEEAVSIANDTVYGLAAGVWTRDVKRALRVTNALKAGTVWVNTYLPMAPSAPFGGYKQSGYGKEGGFEVMRDYTQQKNVWVDLGR; encoded by the coding sequence ATGGAGAAGATCGGTCATTTCATCAACGGGGAGCTGGTACCGCCCGCCTCGGGGCGCTACTTCGATACGGTAAACCCTTTCACGGGCAAGGTGATCGCCGAGGTCGCGCGGGGTGACAGGGAGGATATCGAGAGCGCCGTCGTAGCTGCCCGGAGCTGTTTCGATTCCGGTGAATGGCAGAAGCTGAGCGGATTTCGCAGGGGGGAGCTGCTCTACGACCTGGCTGCCTCCGTGAAGAGAGAGTCCGAGCGGCTCGCCACGCTGGAGACGACCGATAACGGCAAGCCTCGGAAAGAGGCGCTGCTCGTCGACCTTCGCAGCGCTGCAGAGTATTTCCGGTTCTTTGCCGGTATCGCCGGAAAGATGCGGGGCAGCACCATCGAGGTGCCCGGACGCTTTTTCAACTACAACCAGGTCGAGCCCCTGGGGGTGTGCGGTGCCATCATTCCCTGGAACTTCCCCCTGCTGATGGCGGCGTGGAAGATAGCCCCGGCGATCGCCGCGGGCAACACCATCGTGTTGAAGCCGGCCGAGCAGACTCCCCTGACGGCGGTGGAACTCGCCAAGCTGGTGCATGAGGCCGGGTTTCCCCCCGGCGCCGTGAACGTCGTTTGCGGCTACGGGGAGGAGGCCGGTGCGGCGCTGGCCGCCCACGGGGACGTGGACAAGATCTCCTTCACCGGCTCGACGGAGACGGGAAGGCTCGTCGCCAAGGCGGCCACGGTCAACCACAAGAAAGTTACCCTCGAGCTCGGCGGCAAGTCCCCGAACATCGTTTTTGCCGACGCCGACCTCGATATGGCGGCCCGCCGGTCGGTGCCGGGCATATTCAGCAACGCCGGGCAGATGTGCGTTGCCGGGTCCCGGCTTCTCGTCCAGGATTCGGTCCACGACGAGTTCATGGAGAAGTTCGTTACCGCCGCCGGGAAACTCAAGGTCGGCGACCCCTTCGATGATGAGACGGCAATCGGCCCCCTGACCACGGAGGAACACCGGGAGCGGGTCGAGGGGTACGTCCGGGACGGGGTAGCCGGGGGCGCCACTATCCTGTTCGGCGGCAGGAGGCCAGACGACCCGGGGTGTGCGCAGGGGTTTTTCTTTCTCCCCACGATATTTTCCGGTGTGAAAAACGACATGAAGATTGCCTGCGAGGAGATCTTCGGCCCCGTGGTCGCCGTCATCCGCTTCACCGAAGAGGAGGAGGCCGTATCGATCGCCAACGACACGGTGTACGGCCTTGCCGCGGGGGTCTGGACGAGGGACGTGAAGCGAGCGCTTAGGGTGACGAATGCGCTCAAGGCGGGAACGGTGTGGGTGAACACCTACCTCCCCATGGCTCCCTCTGCGCCCTTCGGGGGATACAAGCAGAGCGGCTACGGGAAAGAGGGGGGCTTTGAGGTGATGCGGGACTACACCCAGCAGAAAAACGTGTGGGTCGACCTGGGCAGGTAG
- the def gene encoding peptide deformylase, giving the protein MAIREILEYPDPRLKEISEPVDWVSDEIRSVVEDLIETMRASPGCVGMAAPQIGELKRIIVFDVANHRKVNSHHGLTVLINPNILASRGKQVCREGCLSVPDFTGNVERPIWILVEGLDRYGNTDVIEAEGFEAVVIQHEMDHLDGVLFLDRITSVKGELFRRKSYR; this is encoded by the coding sequence ATGGCGATTCGTGAAATCCTAGAGTACCCCGATCCCCGGCTGAAGGAGATTTCGGAGCCCGTCGACTGGGTTTCAGATGAGATCAGGTCCGTTGTGGAGGACCTGATCGAGACGATGCGTGCTTCCCCCGGTTGCGTCGGCATGGCTGCACCCCAGATCGGTGAGCTGAAAAGGATCATCGTCTTCGACGTGGCAAACCACCGGAAGGTCAACAGCCACCACGGACTCACCGTGCTGATAAATCCCAACATCCTTGCCAGCAGGGGCAAGCAGGTGTGCAGGGAAGGGTGCCTGAGCGTTCCCGACTTCACGGGGAACGTGGAGCGGCCCATCTGGATTCTCGTGGAGGGGCTCGACCGGTACGGCAACACCGATGTCATCGAGGCGGAAGGGTTCGAAGCCGTGGTCATCCAGCACGAGATGGATCACCTCGATGGTGTCCTCTTTTTGGACAGGATCACATCTGTCAAGGGGGAGCTGTTCAGGAGAAAAAGCTACAGGTAG
- a CDS encoding amino acid-binding protein: protein MGHFSISVIGKDRPGIVASVSEVLYKLGCNLEDSSCSILGGQFAMIVIFWHDEYTTTDEFVKAFQPLIKAGLTITVNTVKEGDISHEKGFTGKPFILSVYGADRPGIVYRVSSELAQRKVNITDLNTQLVGTKERPIYVMLLEIDIPDSVDMEEFQGVLEEVKKDLNVNVTLKPIETMEL, encoded by the coding sequence ATGGGGCATTTTTCGATAAGCGTTATCGGGAAGGACAGGCCCGGGATAGTGGCGTCGGTGAGCGAAGTCCTCTACAAGCTCGGATGCAACCTGGAGGATTCATCCTGTTCGATACTCGGCGGCCAGTTCGCCATGATTGTCATTTTCTGGCACGATGAGTACACCACGACCGATGAATTCGTAAAAGCGTTCCAGCCGCTCATCAAAGCGGGGCTTACCATAACCGTCAACACGGTGAAGGAAGGTGACATATCCCATGAGAAGGGCTTTACCGGCAAACCGTTCATCCTTTCCGTGTACGGTGCCGATCGGCCGGGAATCGTCTACCGGGTATCCAGCGAGCTCGCTCAGAGAAAAGTCAATATCACGGACTTGAACACCCAGCTCGTGGGGACGAAGGAGCGGCCCATATACGTGATGCTTCTTGAGATAGACATACCCGATAGCGTGGACATGGAAGAGTTTCAGGGGGTCCTCGAGGAGGTGAAGAAGGATTTGAACGTCAACGTAACGCTCAAGCCGATAGAGACTATGGAACTGTGA